From a single Plasmodium yoelii strain 17X genome assembly, chromosome: 9 genomic region:
- a CDS encoding peptidyl-prolyl cis-trans isomerase, putative — protein MNKLIATVLFILALFQTYINAETPEITHKAYFDISINDKPIGRIVFGLYGKVAPKTVENFVSICKGTVVNDKMLNYTNSIFHRIIPNFMAQGGDITNFNGTGGLSIYGSRFEDENFTLKHTKRGMLSMANAGRNTNGSQFFILFVPTPWLDGRHVVFGEVIEGIEKLVQIEAVGTDSGKPLSRVLVTKSGVL, from the exons TGCAGAGACACCTGAAATAACACACAAG gcATATTTTGATATAAGCATAAATGACAAGCCAATAGGAAGAATAGTTTTTGGATTATATGGAAAGGTTGCTCCAAAGACAGTCGAAAACTTTGTAAGTATTTGCAAAGGAACTGTAGTTAAtgataaaatgttaaattaTACAAACTCGATTTTCCATCGTATTATACCAAATTTTATGGCACAAGGTGGTgatataacaaattttaatGGAACTGGTGGTTTAAGTATTTATGGAAGTAGATTTGAAGATGAAAACTTTACATTAAAACACACAAAAAGAGGAATGTTATCAATGGCAAATGCAGGAAGAAATACTAATGGAagtcaattttttattttatttgtaccCACACCATGGCTTGATGGAAGGCATGTTGTTTTTGGAGAAGTAATTGAAGGTATTGAAAAGTTAGTTCAAATCGAAGCAGTTGGTACTGATTCGGGTAAACCATTAAGTAGAGTCCTAGTAACAAAATCGGGTGTATTGTAA